The genome window GAGCTGCATTGCTGCTGAGTGGGGGGAGGTGGGGACTAATCCTTCCGATCGCGCCGATCTCAGCCATCGTGCTCCTCGCTACTTCCCGATCTCGAGCGCCTTGAGCGCCATCTGCTTTGCGGCGTTCAAGACAGTGACATTCGCTTGGTAGGCCCGGGTCGCCGCTAGCAGGTCAACCATTTCGACGACTGGGTTCACATTGGGATAGGCGACATAGCCTGCGGCATCGGCGTCAGGGTGGGTTGGGTCATAGACGAGGCGCGGGGGGGTGTCGTCTTGGAAGACAGCGGTCACCTCGACGCCGTCATACGCTGGCCCGCTCGCGCCGCGAAACCGGTCCAGCACGAGACTGAAGGGCGTCGCGCCGCGGGGGAGAAAGCGCACCAATTCACGCCGGTAGGGACCGCCGTCGGCAGTGCGCGTGGTTTCGGCGTTCGCCACGTTGTTTGCAATCACGTCCATGCGCACTCGCTGGGCCGTCAGCCCGGAGGCGCTGACGCGAAGGGCATGGAGGATGCTCATTGGATGCTCCGGCGGTGTGCTGCCCCAACCCTAGAGGGCTTGAACTGCAGGGAATATCGGGAAACTCCTTACCTGCGCGCGCTCTTCCCCGGAACTTTGCGTTGCCCTTGCCCTCGGGAGGAGATATCGCGCTTCAGGGGACTGGCAAGCTGATGACGCCCGGCAGCCTGGGTCGGAAGCGGCAAGCAGCCCGGGGGACGGGTAGTCCTGCCTCTTGAAGGCAGATGGTCCTAGAGGGAACACGGGACCCTTGTCAGGAAACTTTGGGACGACCGTGGGGACTAAAGTTGCGACTTTCGGCCCTGCGTTGCTTCAGGCGCTGCTCCCTACACTGCGGCTACCACAACGCTGCAAAGCGGAGGAGCGATGGCTGGTGGATTGGTGTTGAAAGAACGTCCGCGGGACGCGGCGCTCGAGGTGTCTTGGCTGGCGCCATTGCGGGCAGCGACGCGCCCTTCCTTCGGCCGCATCCGTGTCGTGCTGGCTGATGATCACACTCTCTTTCGCCAAGGCATTCGAACGATGCTGGAAGTGGTCGGCGACTTCGAGGTGGTCGGCGAGGCCTGTGATGGGCGAGAAGCGGTCGCAGTCGTGGAAAAGCTCGACCCCGATGTCGTGATCATGGACGTGTCGATGCCGCTCCTCAACGGCGTCGAGGCGACGCGCCAGATCAAGCAGCGCAAATGCGCGGCGAAGGTGCTCGCGATCTTGAGCGGTGCGCAAACGGATGTTCTCTACCAGCTGTTTGCGGCCGGCGCCTCGGGCTGCTTG of Dehalococcoidia bacterium contains these proteins:
- the flgC gene encoding flagellar basal body rod protein FlgC, whose translation is MSILHALRVSASGLTAQRVRMDVIANNVANAETTRTADGGPYRRELVRFLPRGATPFSLVLDRFRGASGPAYDGVEVTAVFQDDTPPRLVYDPTHPDADAAGYVAYPNVNPVVEMVDLLAATRAYQANVTVLNAAKQMALKALEIGK
- a CDS encoding response regulator transcription factor, whose translation is MAGGLVLKERPRDAALEVSWLAPLRAATRPSFGRIRVVLADDHTLFRQGIRTMLEVVGDFEVVGEACDGREAVAVVEKLDPDVVIMDVSMPLLNGVEATRQIKQRKCAAKVLAILSGAQTDVLYQLFAAGASGCLLKDADATELIRALTEIHRGNTYLSPALSQTIVWDYLHLAQTGQRRTYEDPLSAREREVLQLIAEGYSNQEIANMLYLSVKTVEAHKAHIMEKLNLRGRIELLKYALKKGLIALDD